The Vibrio sp. NTOU-M3 genomic sequence TGGCCGAGGCAGTGATTTAAATGTGAAAGGCCGAGGGATCGTGGGCTATGGTGTCAGCGGTGCGTATGCAGAGAATTTTGTTGCCTCAATGCCCGTTGATACCGCATTAGAGTTTGCCCCAAATCTGCCAGTACCCTTGGATTTAACTGGTCAGATTGAGCTAAGCATTAAACATTTTGACTATGCTGAGCCCTACTGCCAGTCTGGAGAAGGTGCTCTGGTTTGGAATACCGATACCATTGGTACCCCATTGGCGGAACTGAATGTTGGACCTGTTGTGGCAGATATTAGTTGTCAGGACAGTACGTTAACTTTGAAAGGTAACCAGCAAAGCGAACAAGTTGAAAGTGAATTTTCGTTGGTCCTTAAAGCGGATAGTAGCTATGACACCCAAGCTTGGTTTAAGCCGCGACAAGCGTTCCCTTCAGCATTACAACAGCAGCTGAAATGGTTACCAGAACCGGAAGACAATGGGCGATATCCAT encodes the following:
- a CDS encoding type II secretion system protein N — protein: MKKKILITLLVVMAFLVSLVVHIPAQFVLSQFPLPPQLSLNGATGTIWKGRLVSAQWAQYQLGEVSWSVQPSKLLTGNLQAQVRFGRGSDLNVKGRGIVGYGVSGAYAENFVASMPVDTALEFAPNLPVPLDLTGQIELSIKHFDYAEPYCQSGEGALVWNTDTIGTPLAELNVGPVVADISCQDSTLTLKGNQQSEQVESEFSLVLKADSSYDTQAWFKPRQAFPSALQQQLKWLPEPEDNGRYPFSYQGRL